A genomic window from Brassica oleracea var. oleracea cultivar TO1000 chromosome C8, BOL, whole genome shotgun sequence includes:
- the LOC106307881 gene encoding LOW QUALITY PROTEIN: F-box/LRR-repeat protein At1g48400 (The sequence of the model RefSeq protein was modified relative to this genomic sequence to represent the inferred CDS: deleted 1 base in 1 codon; substituted 1 base at 1 genomic stop codon), whose translation MQSISFVSSCVNLPDEILGKILSLIPTKVAASTSVLSKRWRNLLGLIDSLCFDESEEAASGSHRFFDFVDKTFALLSESPIIKKLSLSHIPTSGSDDDNSRVSRWIWTALERGLSELHLHATPRCHGVYLSRELFTSNTLVKLTLSGEYALEVNCVFLPALKSISLLSNWLDGPNYGRLLDGCPVLEDLLITETHRWALPCCASFVESASLRRLVITVKLSDTEDTSVFLKAPSLVLLDYSGYVTNVYDFVDLDMLVEARLNLMLWDSSVYDEHHDYYDCHNNCYYDAGRPEGISADITRLVAGISNITTLHLSPESLELFHLCCESIPVFNNLLTLSIESDKAHGWQAMPLLLESCPNLHTLVIKGLVHRVTNRCGDACPCGPDEHKNKKRRMVKDEEEICCLSTCHVXVLGISEYGGSFQELKQMRHFLGKLECLETVKVCVDAEENNNNCEVLRANLLSLPRLSSKCNIMFI comes from the exons ATGCAATCAATCTCCTTCGTCTCCTCCTGCGT CAATTTGCCAGATGAGATTCTTGGGAAAATCCTCTCTCTAATTCCTACAAAAGTGGCTGCTTCCACATCGGTTCTGTCCAAGAGGTGGAGGAATCTGCTGGGTCTTATCGACAGCCTTTGCTTTGATGAGTCAGAAGAAGCAGCAAGTGGTTCACATCGCTTCTTTGATTTCGTAGACAAGACTTTTGCGCTGTTAAGCGAATCTCCCATCATCAAGAAACTCTCTCTCTCTCATATTCCTACTAGTGGCAGTGACGATGATAACTCTCGTGTCAGCCGTTGGATTTGGACTGCGCTGGAACGCGGTTTATCGGAGCTACACCTGCACGCCACCCCC CGCTGTCACGGTGTTTATCTATCGAGAGAGCTGTTCACGAGCAACACACTGGTGAAGCTCACACTCTCAGGTGAATATGCTCTTGAAGTCAATTGTGTTTTTCTTCCAGCGCTCAAATCGATTTCTCTCTTATCAAATTGGCTTGATGGGCCCAACTATGGTCGGCTCCTCGATGGCTGCCCTGTCCTGGAAGACTTACTCATAACTGAAACTCATCGTTGGGCTCTGCCATGCTGCGCATCTTTCGTGGAAAGTGCATCCCTCAGGCGGCTTGTGATTACTGTTAAGCTTTCGGATACTGAAGACACCTCTGTTTTTTTAAAAGCACCAAGTCTTGTGCTCCTTGACTATTCTGGTTATGTCACCAACGTGTATGATTTTGTCGATTTGGATATGCTCGTCGAAGCCAGGCTGAATCTCATGTTATGGGATTCAAGCGTCTATGATGAGCATCATGATTATTATGATTGTCACAATAATTGTTATTATGATGCTGGACGGCCGGAAGGTATATCTGCTGATATTACACGTTTAGTTGCGGGTATAAGCAACATTACGACCCTTCACTTGTCTCCTGAGTCTCTTGAG TTGTTTCATCTCTGCTGTGAGTCCATACCCGTGTTCAACAACCTCCTTACTTTATCTATAGAGAGTGACAAGGCCCATGGTTGGCAAGCGATGCCTCTTCTGCTCGAGAGTTGTCCAAATCTACACACTTTAGTCATCAAG GGTCTTGTGCACAGAGTAACAAATAGATGCGGAGATGCATGCCCTTGCGGCCCTGACGAGCATAAGAATAAGAAGAGGAGAATGGTAAAGGATGAGGAAGAAATTTGTTGTTTATCGACATGTCATGTGTAGGTGCTAGGGATTTCAGAGTATGGAGGTTCTTTTCAAGAGCTTAAACAGATGAGACATTTCTTGGGCAAGTTGGAATGTCTTGAAACCGTGAAAGTTTGTGTTGACGCAGAAGAGAATAACAACAACTGTGAAGTCTTGCGAGCTAATCTGCTGTCCCTCCCAAGACTTTCATCCAAGTGCAACATCATGTTCATCTAA